In Phaseolus vulgaris cultivar G19833 chromosome 3, P. vulgaris v2.0, whole genome shotgun sequence, the sequence GTTACGTATCACCTGAACCTTCCCCAATTGCCAAAATTCACAATGTCTTCCTTGTGTGTTTACTAAAGCCCCAAACTGGTCCACTTCTGTCAATTCCTGCTGAAATTGTTGACAAGGACCCAGTCCTTGAAACACTGGCAATTCTTGATTGGAAATTAATGATGTGGATGATGTCCGGACTCATGTTGTGGTTGACCCATTTCAACTTAGTCATGGGCATTGGGTCTGGAAGATTTATTGTAGGACAAATAAAACGAAAAAAGGCTGAGGCAAGGGGGTTAAAAATCGAAATTATTTGAGGGAATTAGTTATTCACGTGCCATGTCCTTTATAGGGGAAATCGGGGATGGAGGGGTTTTATAGTTCTTTCTCTTATTTTATAGTGGAAAGGAACATTGCTCTGGGGTATTGCAGTTTCTTCTGCTGTAATGCATAATTCTTCTAATAATATgcaatttctattatttttatttctggtTTTTGGACACGAACCGAAACAGCAGGTTCTCATTCAATGGACTGGGTTTCTCCCTGAAGAAGTCACATAGGAAGACTGTGCTATTATCCTAAATGAGTTCCATCTTGAGGAAATATCTTCAAGGCCCAAAAGAACAACGAGAACATCTCACCTAGAGGATTTTATTTGTTCAGAGAAGAACAAGGGCTATAGGAAACCGCAGTTAGTTATTGTAGCAGAATTACAGACAATTCTGTAATTATGGGaaactattaaaatattgtACGAAGAAGATTGCGTTTTTGCAATTCGCCAATTTTCTTATAATCCTTCATATAGTGGCAATATATATAGATCATGTTATTCATATTGGTATAGTGTttcacaaatttatatatacatcGTGACTTAAATCCATTTACAGTTCTTCATATGATATGAATCGTTGGCTTGCTGAATTGTATTTAATTGTGTGATTAGATTTGCAAATAGTTGATTGTAACAACTATGAATTTGGGACAAATCGCATGACAGCAAACTGTATAAGTACAGGACAAGCATCGCCTTTCATCTATATGATCTCCTTAGTTTTTATAACCTTGTTTCTTTTGCAAGCGTTTGGTCACTGATTTCTGTTATTTATAATTCACTACTCTTCAATTTTCATGCTACTGCCTGAAACAGATTGATGGTTCCTGGAAGGTCAAGAATGAGAACTTGTCTACATTATATAAGGTGGCAAAAGAACTGAAGGATAAATTTTCTTCATTCCAGATCAACCATGTTCTAAGGGTAGGTACAGTTTACTGAGCTATTGATGTATATAGATTTTACAGCCTGTTTGGTATAAGTTTTAACTTGGATTTggagaaataattgtttatttttcgAAGATCTCTTAGCAAGGGgaaaaaataagtaattatattttcaaaataaacctGATACACAATTGTTAATTatcaaaaaagagaaaataagtgTTCTCTAAAAAACTGATAAATGTGTAAAATGAGGCAttgaaaaaatgaattaaaatgcAATAAGGTAATGCGTCCAGTAACCTCTTAATGACGTGATTTCTCTCCCCCTTGAAAGATTTTTGCGTTTGTGAAACACAAATAAGTTGTAGGAACCGATTCAATCCAAGGGGCCATCCCATTAAATATTCAACACTACAAAAATTCAATGAAAGAAGAATCGTTTATTGCATCTGTTATGCTACATAACTGTTATACTGAATTCTATATATACACCATCCCTTTTCTGGTAGAGTATGCTTCCCAACGTCAATTTTTTTACGACTTTTTGAGCATTATTTCCTTTTTAATTCTACTAGATAATCGAACCTtgcatttaaatattatatacgAACCAGAATAAGACTCCTGAAGCTTTTCTTTAAGcgtttctttaaaataattttccttttaccTTGTGAAGAACTTCAACTCTGATGCTGACGCTCAAGCAAATTTGGCCATCAATCTTGCAGGTGAGGCCTTGAGaatctttaaaatttatcaACTTTTATGTTCATTCATCACTTGTTAGAGGCATGTATTAAACTATTCTAAGCTTTCGCTGTTTATACAGATGGCCAAGTCCAGGAAGAGTTTTTGTAATTGACACATGGCTGCTGCTGGGTTGGATTTGTTGCTGAACACGTCTGCAATTTGATGAAGTATCTCTGTTCTTTAATTTATTGGCGAAACGATTATTGCGCAATCAACCTTAGTCCTCTACTGGTCCTGGCTTAGCAGTTATACTACTTGTAGCCTCAGCGTTTTCAATTTCCATAATTATTTTGCCGCAATGGACGATTCCCATTAGGACTTATCGACACTGCAATCATATCAAGTTGAGTTCGTTATATTCATTTTTGAGCATACGGAAGATCAGAATATCTTACAGACTAAGAAAACACGATTCTTGTTCAGTAACACTAATACTATCAGATCTTggttgaaaatattatttcattttttttgtatctaTTCAGGCTCTTTCTACCGCGTTTTAACTCAGTTGCATTTATAATACCTCGAATTCGACTGAGTTAAGTTTGACTAATATACCGTCATCTGATTTACATGCACGGTAGAATGTTTCAATTATTGTAATAGTATTCTGTAAACTAATGCTTTCAACTCTGTTAACCAATGAAGCTGGTGTTGGGAGTATATTAGGGTTATGTAGTGATGTGAATCAGCTTAGATAGACACCACTCCCTGCCTGTCATGGCAAACGGTGCTCTTGATTGAATGCTTCGTGCATTCAAAGGGGAATTGTCATATTTGTATCCATGAACGTTAGATTTTGTTGTGCATGATCGAGCAGTAGTGAGATAATGCTTTTAAAAGTACTTTATTTTCGGCCATTACTTCCTATATTTCAGACAAACAGGGAGTTAAATCCTTATTGACGTGAAATAAGACTATGAGCAACTATATATGTAGCACAAATAGTAGCACGGACACTTATGCGACGGACACGAagatacatataatttttaaaatgtaggtcgcgaaaatatatataattatgaattatataaattgccaataaaaatttatatatataatgtttctgattttgtttttttagagTAGAAAGTGTTtttatgactggttcaaaaatatttgtttcttatttttataatcgtaataaaaatttatacaattaatgtattttttttaaaattgtgttagaacatGTTATAATtgtcaaaaatccaacaaatattttttgaattggacacttcacgaaTATGTTTCTTACAAGTATCATACGAGTGTCAGTGTTCGATACGAGTATCCAACACcgacacgtcatttaagaggagtgtccgaACTTCATAGACAACATGAGCCTTATCAAGTGCAGCTACATATCAATATTTTGTTAGAAATTAAATTTGTGAATTAATCTTTAACTGTCACAACTATCGAGAATGACAGGTAGATCTCATTTGCCAAAGAAATAATCTCGttgtttgaaaagaaaaaagaaaatgaaaacatGGAAAATAGTGAACGATTAAACATTGTGTTGTCCATCTGAGGCTCAGATTGTTTTCTGCTAGAAAATTAACCTTTACTCTTTTCGTTAAAACGTTCCAATACAAGTAATTGGTAATAACTAATTCAAAATCAAGTCTCTCCAACTCTTCCAATCATAAACCAAAAAGGCACTACAGAAATAGACAACAAAACTGCTTATTTAGGTCTCTCACAGCATAAGCACCACAGCTGTAACAGGACCAAGCGATTAACATACACGAGGTATCcctattactattttttatcaGCTTTATTCCATTCTCTCCAGTCTTTGTCAACATTATTTTGTGCCCACGTGATAGCAGCACGTGCAGCTATTGGGCCACCAGGAAATCCTTGTTCGTTGAGGGTATCAGCCATGTCAACAAAAGGAAGGACCAAGAGTGTACCAGGACCTCCATACTCGGAGTGTAAGAAAGTGCTAAAAATCTACTTCATTAAAGCAGGGTTAGAGTGGATACAGATATTTCATTAGTCAACTCAGCTCAAAATAGGAATGGTGCACATAGACAATCCATATAGAATAAACTGCCTAAATAAATCAAACATTGAACAGAACACTGTATGAAAACAAAAGATAGCAGACTCTAGTTAGCATTTGTAATGCTGCACAAAACTATTAGCTGAACGACATTCAAGCAATATGAAAGACAAATTCTGAAATATGGAAATATTGACAAAGTAAACAAAGAAAGCCACTTCTTCCCCTCTTATCTTTTCCTGGTTGTTTAAAAGTCCTTACATTGTCAACTCCCTAGTTTCATAAACTAATACAGGAGTTTAACTCGGattataaaatttcataatctgATAATAACAATAGATGAACCCAGCGCAAGCTGCAAGTAAACCAAACTAGAACACAACCAATCTTGTTCTATACAGCTTTGAGAGAttttttttgtaagaaaaaaCTATCACAGGTTTCTCTCTTAACATAGTTATCAATTTCAGATACCAAAGCATAGAAGCCAGACTCAAAAAAAACACATAGCAGAATAGACTGCTTATCTGAATTTTTATATGcaagttaaataatttttaccacAGGCATGTAAATGTTCAAAAGCCAAATTACTCAAAATTCATGATACATTCATGATTAACACTAATAGGCCACGGGTTTTAAGCAAAAGCTACAAGAAATGACACCAAAAGTCATCGAAACAAGCAAATTCAAAAGACATTCATATTTCAAAATACAAGACATCataaatattcaataaaaagtaagaGTGGGTGCTGCAGAGTAAAGAACAGGAGGGGTTGAGGGTTTAGATGTGTAGGAAAGTACATCGAATGAAGAATTTTCTAAATTCGGAGATCTCAATGAAGCTGTCATTGAGGGCAAAATGAGTTTTAGGAAAGCCTCACTCTAGATCTGTCATGGTATGATTGCTATTTGAAAATGCACCACTAAGAAGACCTTACTTCACATGCTGAGGGCAACCTAAGGTAATAATTCTCATCACTTCTCGGTGACCAAGAACAgagaaaccaaaaattaaacCAGTAAACATCTGTACAGGATCATTCATCACTTCTCCAATAAAGGTGCACAATATTGCATGCAAGGTGACAATAAATGCTTTTAACGATTCTTCATTATGCTGAGAAATCATACTACTATAACCAACTAATCAGCAATCATATTCCCACTCCCAACTTCATAATAGTTATTATAGGTTCTTTcccacatgaaaaaaaaaaaaaaaactacataactcaactcaacaaagaataaagaaaacCATGAGTACAAccaaattaaataaagaaaaaagggGTAGTAGGGGAGATGAAGCAGGAAACCAACGAACCTCAGTGCAAATTCCTACAACTTCCTCAACGGATTCTCCATATATATCCTTATCTGTAAGCTTTTGGAGAAGGTGGCTTTTGAATTTTCCTGTCTCCtgaaaaacacaaacaaaaatagaaagaagTTGGAAAATGAAGTTAATTTATGGGTTAACAAAAAGAGAGAAGAGAAGCCAAAAATGGAAGAAGACAACTCACGGCATCTGCAAATTCGGGAATTGGGTCAGGGAATTTGTACTCAGCAGCTCTCACAATAAGCCTTTTGGTGGATGAAAATGGTAAAGCTGGgaactttcttcttcctttgacAGCAGGAAATGAGAAGCGGCGCTGTTTAAATGTGGCAGAGGTTGAGATTGAGCGGCGTTGCGAGTAGCAGAAGGGAGTGGAGgaaggaagcaaagaagaacgggttgaagaagaagaagaagaaacagagAAGGGTAGAAGAGAAGCAGAAGAACTCATTCTGCAAAACCGTCTCCTTCTTCGTTATCTCTTCGCTACTTACTTCCCTCTGCTTAGTCCTGTTCCTAAGCTTATATATtgtcaattttttaatatttttaaataatgtataaatCTTTTCAATGATATACATAATAGTAAAAGATTAactaattattgttatttaggGATGAAAAAGTGTGTGGGCCGTGGGTCGTCGTTGAGAAAAATGGAATTGACTATTTCAACTCGTTGATCTGTTTAAATTCGTTTAAATCCGTCTTGTATAACTCATAGTTCGCACAGGTTAAATGTAAGATAGGGCGAGTTGACTTGCATGATCAGTATAacttaaaaatgtaaaaaattttgtttcaaaaaattattaaatagtaaaatgtgataatttttttcatatgataataa encodes:
- the LOC137806498 gene encoding protein PLASTID REDOX INSENSITIVE 2, chloroplastic-like, with protein sequence MSSSASLLPFSVSSSSSSTRSSLLPSSTPFCYSQRRSISTSATFKQRRFSFPAVKGRRKFPALPFSSTKRLIVRAAEYKFPDPIPEFADAETGKFKSHLLQKLTDKDIYGESVEEVVGICTEIFSTFLHSEYGGPGTLLVLPFVDMADTLNEQGFPGGPIAARAAITWAQNNVDKDWREWNKADKK